From one Chanodichthys erythropterus isolate Z2021 chromosome 3, ASM2448905v1, whole genome shotgun sequence genomic stretch:
- the LOC137005470 gene encoding gastrula zinc finger protein XlCGF57.1-like — translation MALREASHELNERDEEKIINYNYNLITEEKSTKFSLQKGAQKTGTKSYFTCQQCGKTFDQHRNFQVHLRVHTRERAFTCQQCGKSFTHKNHLKVHMRIHTGEKPHTCKQCGKSFSQKGSLEIHMRIHTGEKPYTCQECGQIHMRIHSGEKPYTCQQCGNGFREKGNLTAHMRTHTGEKPYTCTLCGNGFTEERILMQHMIIHTRESPFTCQQCGKSFIRNENLKVHKRIHTGEKPFTCQLCGKSFNETRNLKIHMRIHTGEKPFTCQQCGKSFSQKQHLIDHMRVHTGEKPYTCQQFHKRIHTGEKPHTCQECGKSFSQRGHLIAHMRTHTGEKP, via the exons ATGGCACTGAGAGAGGCGAGTCATGAACTTAATGAAAGGGAtgaagagaaaattataaattataattataatttaataactgAAGAAAAATCAACAAAGTTTTCCTTACAAAAAGGAGCTCAAAAGACTGGAACTAAAAGTTATTTCacatgccaacagtgtggaaagacttTTGATCAACATAGAAACTTTCAAGTCCACTTGAGAGTTCACACTAGAGAGAGAGCCTTCacttgccaacagtgtggaaagagtttcacacataaaaatcaccttaaagttcacatgagaattcatactggagaaaagcctcacACCTgcaaacagtgtggaaagagtttcagtcaaaaaggaaGCCTTGaaatccacatgagaattcacactggagaaaagccttatacctgtcaagagtgtggacaga tccacatgagaattcacagtggagaaaagccttacacctgtcaacagtgtggaaaTGGTTTCCGTGAAAAAGGAAACCTTACAGCccacatgagaactcacactggagaaaagccttacacctgcactCTGTGCGGGAATGGCTTCACAGAGGAACGAATCCTCATGCAACACATGATAATTCACACTAGAGAGAGCCCattcacctgccaacaatgtggaaagagtttcatcaGAAATGaaaaccttaaagtccacaagagaattcacactggagagaaacctttcacctgccaactgtgtggaaagagttttaatGAGACAAGAAACCTTAaaatccacatgagaattcacactggagagaaacctttcacctgccagcaatgtggaaagagtttcagtcaaaaacAACACCTTATAgaccacatgagagttcacactggagaaaagccttacacctgccaacaat tccacaagagaattcacactggagagaaacctcatacctgtcaagagtgtggaaagagtttcagtcaaagaGGACACCTTATAGCccacatgagaactcacactggagaaaagccttaa